One stretch of Chryseobacterium indologenes DNA includes these proteins:
- a CDS encoding DUF1062 domain-containing protein, with product MKKKCNHCDSNRFHCSDKFRLNAQKKNIDIWLIYRCVKCSHRYNMTLFSRIRTESISKEFFNRLSENDAELAWEYAFSREVRRKNNAEADLDSVEYEIQFEELPLQKIMSSDSDVLSFRIKCPFEFNLRLSTVIRTCLNLSSGKMNQLIEADAIFVYERPLQKKHKVQNGDLIKIHKDILKNILGNEEK from the coding sequence TTGAAAAAGAAATGCAACCATTGTGACAGTAACAGGTTTCATTGTAGTGATAAATTCAGATTAAATGCCCAGAAAAAGAATATCGATATCTGGTTAATTTACAGATGTGTAAAATGCAGCCATCGATATAATATGACCCTGTTTTCAAGAATCAGAACAGAATCTATCAGTAAGGAATTTTTTAATAGACTTTCGGAGAATGATGCCGAACTGGCATGGGAATATGCATTTTCCCGCGAAGTAAGAAGAAAGAATAATGCTGAAGCAGACTTGGATAGTGTTGAGTATGAAATTCAGTTTGAGGAGCTTCCCTTACAGAAAATAATGAGTTCTGATAGTGATGTTTTGAGTTTTAGAATCAAATGTCCTTTTGAATTTAATCTCAGATTGTCAACAGTGATCAGAACCTGTTTGAATCTTTCATCGGGTAAGATGAATCAACTGATTGAAGCAGATGCTATTTTCGTTTATGAAAGACCTTTACAGAAAAAGCATAAGGTTCAGAATGGGGACCTTATTAAGATTCATAAAGATATTTTGAAGAATATATTAGGTAATGAAGAGAAGTAG
- a CDS encoding Dyp-type peroxidase has protein sequence MNSQNVTDYPNNNTYFLVWNFKQDADPSKVKSVFQRICALVTNLNNSALDRFPDSKASCVLGIGYEAWLQLELPTPLPKEFKKFEEIQGSKHTAVSTRGDIHFHIRSDEKSLAYDMAATISDFMTEIADCIVEVQGFRYWDSRSILGFVDGTENPHGKDRDFFAIIGDADPEYEGGSYLFVQKYIHNMNAWKSLSVEDQEKVIGRSKEQDIEMDDDIKPKNSHIALANVGDDFKVVRDNMPFGNVSTNEMGTYFICYASTFSTVKKMLTNMFIGDPVGNYDRILDFSTAQTGTLFFVPSADMLDEFSS, from the coding sequence ATGAATTCTCAGAATGTCACCGATTACCCTAACAACAACACTTATTTTTTGGTTTGGAACTTCAAGCAGGATGCAGATCCTTCTAAAGTTAAATCTGTATTCCAAAGAATATGTGCTTTGGTTACCAACCTGAATAATTCGGCTCTCGACCGATTTCCAGACTCAAAAGCAAGTTGTGTACTTGGAATCGGATATGAGGCATGGTTACAGCTTGAACTGCCTACACCACTGCCTAAAGAATTTAAAAAATTTGAAGAAATACAAGGCAGTAAACATACCGCTGTGAGTACCAGAGGAGATATTCATTTTCACATTCGTTCCGATGAAAAAAGTCTTGCGTATGATATGGCTGCTACTATTTCAGATTTTATGACTGAGATTGCAGACTGTATTGTAGAAGTCCAAGGTTTCCGTTATTGGGACAGCAGATCCATCTTGGGCTTTGTAGATGGTACGGAAAATCCGCATGGAAAAGACCGTGATTTTTTTGCCATCATCGGAGATGCAGACCCTGAATACGAAGGAGGAAGCTACCTTTTTGTACAGAAATATATTCATAATATGAATGCCTGGAAATCTCTTTCTGTGGAAGATCAGGAAAAGGTGATCGGAAGGTCCAAGGAACAGGATATTGAAATGGACGATGATATAAAACCTAAAAATTCTCATATTGCCTTGGCTAACGTAGGTGATGATTTTAAAGTGGTGAGAGACAATATGCCCTTCGGAAATGTGTCCACGAATGAAATGGGAACTTATTTTATCTGCTATGCAAGCACATTCAGTACTGTAAAAAAAATGCTGACCAATATGTTCATTGGTGATCCTGTAGGAAACTATGACCGAATTCTGGATTTCAGTACTGCCCAAACGGGGACTTTATTTTTTGTTCCTTCAGCAGATATGCTGGATGAATTTTCTTCGTAA
- a CDS encoding sulfite exporter TauE/SafE family protein codes for MGHWEIFLFFLIIAFVYSSVGFGGGSSYLAVLAMYSLPYQEIRLTALICNVIVVVGGFYIYIKNKQIDWKKVLPITLISVPMAYLGAVLKISQETFFLILGITLILAAILLWIKTETKTEESGLQKSTSAVLGNSFLGGGIGFLSGLVGIGGGIFLSPLLNLMKWDTPRKIAATSSVFILVNSISGIFGQLAKLSVEMDYFRILSLCLAVFIGGQIGSRMSLKWNPLIIKRMTALLVLVAGINVLIKYW; via the coding sequence ATGGGACATTGGGAGATTTTTCTGTTCTTTTTGATAATTGCTTTTGTGTACTCATCGGTAGGATTCGGTGGCGGATCCAGTTATTTGGCTGTATTGGCAATGTATAGTCTTCCTTATCAGGAAATCCGTTTAACCGCTTTAATCTGTAATGTTATTGTTGTAGTGGGGGGTTTTTATATTTATATTAAAAATAAACAGATCGATTGGAAAAAGGTACTTCCTATCACTTTGATAAGCGTTCCCATGGCCTATTTGGGAGCAGTGCTGAAAATAAGTCAGGAAACATTCTTTCTGATTTTAGGAATTACTCTTATCCTAGCTGCCATTTTACTATGGATTAAAACAGAAACAAAAACTGAAGAAAGCGGGTTACAGAAATCAACATCTGCGGTCTTAGGAAATAGCTTTTTAGGCGGTGGAATTGGCTTTTTGTCAGGATTGGTGGGAATAGGCGGTGGAATTTTTCTTTCCCCTTTATTGAATCTGATGAAATGGGATACCCCAAGAAAAATAGCAGCTACATCAAGTGTTTTTATCTTGGTGAATTCTATATCAGGTATTTTTGGACAATTAGCAAAACTGTCTGTAGAGATGGATTATTTCAGAATTTTAAGTTTATGTCTGGCTGTTTTTATCGGCGGACAAATTGGTTCCAGAATGTCCTTGAAATGGAATCCTTTGATTATAAAAAGAATGACGGCACTTTTAGTATTGGTGGCAGGAATAAATGTTCTCATAAAATATTGGTAA
- the moaD gene encoding molybdopterin converting factor subunit 1 — translation MKLNILAFGITKEIFGASKKEFEVQDNLNVKELKNILEKDFPQLVKLKSYFIAVNEEYAEDDQVIEGKDEIAIIPPVSGG, via the coding sequence ATGAAACTTAATATATTGGCTTTTGGAATAACGAAAGAAATTTTCGGAGCATCAAAAAAAGAATTTGAAGTGCAGGATAACCTCAATGTTAAAGAATTAAAAAATATTCTGGAAAAAGACTTTCCGCAACTTGTAAAACTAAAGTCTTATTTCATTGCAGTAAACGAAGAATATGCAGAAGATGACCAGGTTATTGAAGGCAAAGACGAAATAGCTATTATTCCTCCTGTAAGTGGCGGATAA
- a CDS encoding molybdenum cofactor biosynthesis protein MoaE, which yields MMDIRITEDTLNITECLALAQDLKSGGIATFIGTVRNVTRNKPVIRLEYECYQSMAAKEIKKIADQAMFQFSVRNIVVHHRTGILFPGDAAVIIVVSDGHRDAVFDACRYIIDTIKKTVPIWKKEIFEDGEEWVSAHP from the coding sequence ATGATGGATATCAGAATAACAGAAGATACATTAAACATTACAGAATGTCTTGCTTTGGCTCAGGATCTGAAGAGTGGAGGCATTGCAACATTTATAGGAACTGTCCGGAACGTTACCCGAAATAAGCCTGTCATCCGTTTAGAATACGAATGCTATCAATCAATGGCCGCAAAGGAAATTAAAAAGATTGCAGATCAGGCCATGTTTCAGTTTTCTGTACGTAATATTGTTGTTCATCACCGGACCGGAATTTTATTTCCTGGTGATGCCGCAGTAATCATTGTGGTAAGTGACGGGCATCGGGATGCTGTTTTTGATGCCTGCCGTTACATTATTGATACCATAAAGAAAACCGTTCCTATATGGAAAAAAGAAATTTTTGAAGATGGAGAAGAATGGGTTTCGGCTCATCCATAA
- the fdhD gene encoding formate dehydrogenase accessory sulfurtransferase FdhD has protein sequence MKTNTLENKSVQKIEIVKVKENKNFPYTDDISVEEPLEIRISYGPKGQRVSKNISVTMRTPGNDNELAAGFLFTEGIISGYHQIRNIEHSPGGCSRNRDNIIEVELTEDFVPQLNHADRNFYTTSSCGVCGKGSIESIKTVSTFQHIEREQYTLLFEVLYQLSGNLQSFQNNFSATGGIHASGIFDFEGHLLALREDVGRHNALDKLIGHALFTGQLPLKDKILVLSGRASFELIQKAAMAGISMVAAIGAPSSLAVDLAKEFDMTLLGFLRDNRFNIYNESNFHEIIAK, from the coding sequence ATGAAAACCAATACATTAGAAAATAAATCTGTACAGAAAATAGAGATTGTTAAAGTAAAAGAAAACAAAAATTTTCCTTATACAGACGATATTTCTGTAGAAGAACCTCTGGAAATCCGGATTTCCTATGGCCCAAAGGGCCAAAGGGTCAGTAAAAACATATCTGTAACGATGAGAACTCCCGGTAATGATAACGAACTGGCTGCCGGTTTCCTATTCACGGAAGGAATCATTTCAGGATACCATCAGATTCGAAATATAGAACATTCACCGGGAGGATGCTCCAGGAATCGGGACAATATCATTGAAGTGGAACTTACAGAAGATTTTGTTCCTCAATTGAATCATGCAGACAGAAATTTTTACACTACTTCCAGCTGTGGAGTATGTGGAAAAGGATCTATAGAATCTATAAAAACAGTAAGTACCTTTCAGCATATTGAGAGAGAACAGTATACTTTATTATTTGAAGTTTTATATCAGCTATCCGGAAACTTACAGTCTTTTCAGAATAATTTCAGTGCTACAGGGGGAATTCATGCTTCCGGTATTTTTGATTTTGAAGGGCATCTGTTGGCTCTAAGGGAAGATGTAGGTAGGCATAATGCACTGGATAAGTTGATAGGACACGCATTATTTACGGGGCAGCTTCCACTGAAAGATAAAATTTTAGTGTTAAGCGGAAGAGCCAGTTTTGAACTTATTCAAAAGGCAGCTATGGCAGGAATTTCAATGGTGGCTGCAATAGGAGCGCCGTCTAGCCTGGCAGTAGATTTGGCAAAAGAATTTGATATGACTTTGTTGGGATTCCTTCGGGACAACCGTTTTAATATTTATAACGAAAGCAACTTCCACGAAATCATTGCAAAGTAA
- a CDS encoding DUF7009 family protein, with translation MKIRIKDNSIRFRLTQSEVSELGKNGSISSFTEFVDRPFIYAIEKTNDTTLSAVFIENRIVMKMPEAMVEELVSTDTVGFDGQVGAVKLLVEKDFVCIDNTLEDQSDNYPNPNLKC, from the coding sequence ATGAAAATAAGAATAAAAGACAACTCTATCAGATTTCGTTTAACCCAATCCGAAGTTTCGGAATTAGGTAAAAACGGAAGCATTTCAAGCTTTACAGAATTTGTAGACAGACCGTTCATTTATGCCATAGAGAAAACAAATGATACTACGCTATCAGCGGTATTCATTGAAAACAGAATTGTAATGAAAATGCCTGAAGCGATGGTAGAAGAACTGGTGTCCACAGACACTGTTGGATTTGATGGACAGGTAGGAGCCGTAAAGCTTTTGGTAGAAAAAGACTTTGTATGTATAGATAATACGCTGGAAGATCAAAGCGATAACTATCCGAATCCCAATCTTAAATGTTAA
- a CDS encoding FdhF/YdeP family oxidoreductase yields the protein MEENNKKKVEEEISREPNAENPFTLLDLKLTHVEKSAAGVPAVMAAFSDLFEEKAPIRGMRALFKMNQMYGFDCPSCAWPDPDDERSVLGEYCENGAKALAEEATTKRVTPEFFRQNSVYDLAKLDDYQIGKMGRITDPMYLAPGATHYKPISWDNAFKKIAEHFNALESPDEAAFYTSGRTSNEASFVYQLFAKEFGTNNMPDCSNMCHETSGSALRPTIGIGKGTVTLEDFYDAEVIVIIGQNPGTNAPRMMSALAKGKKNGAKIIAINPLPEAGLMGFINPQSVREILTGGVQLADLYLPVKINGDMALLKALELLLIEFEKQNPGKVFDEDFIKNKTVGYEDFMKQFDRYKLDELAELSGVSKEAIRQAAEMMAFKKKIIVSWGMGLTQQPNGVDMIREILNILLLKGSIGKPGAGVCPVRGHSNVQGNRTMMIDEKPTDEQLDRLENFYGFKVPRKHGYDVVRAIKAIHEEKIKVMFCMGGNFLSATPDTTYTANALRKLNLLVCVSTKLNRGHLIHGKEALILPTYGRSDKDIVNGEIQIITTENSMGVVQSSKGMLDAVSDNLINETQIVCRMAMATLGERSVVNWQRFHDSYDAVRDDIEQCIPGFKDYNVRVRQKGGFYLPNAARDEQSFAKEFDGRAPFTLTEIPDNTLASDEYMMATTRTHDQFNTTIYGLDDRYRGIKNERRVIFMNQKDIDKAGFKAGDKVDLFNYDDGIERVAPLFIIVSYQIPEKNTVTYFPETNVLVSVNNVVKESNMPASKYVKIKIKKHDPEVYKKVDEMLYHGAIQRP from the coding sequence ATGGAAGAAAATAATAAAAAGAAAGTAGAAGAAGAAATCAGTAGAGAACCTAATGCTGAGAATCCATTCACTTTACTTGACCTTAAATTAACGCATGTTGAAAAATCAGCAGCGGGAGTGCCTGCAGTGATGGCTGCTTTTAGTGATTTATTTGAAGAAAAAGCACCTATCAGGGGAATGAGAGCCCTATTCAAGATGAATCAGATGTATGGTTTCGATTGTCCAAGCTGTGCGTGGCCCGATCCTGACGATGAGCGTTCCGTTTTGGGAGAATATTGCGAAAACGGAGCAAAAGCTCTTGCAGAGGAAGCTACCACTAAAAGAGTGACCCCTGAGTTTTTCAGGCAGAATTCGGTCTATGACCTGGCCAAATTAGATGATTATCAGATTGGAAAAATGGGTAGGATTACTGATCCTATGTATCTGGCTCCTGGAGCAACCCATTATAAACCCATTAGTTGGGATAATGCCTTTAAAAAGATTGCAGAACATTTCAATGCGTTGGAATCTCCGGATGAAGCTGCTTTTTATACGTCTGGTAGAACAAGTAATGAAGCATCCTTCGTTTATCAGCTATTTGCGAAAGAATTTGGAACGAATAATATGCCTGACTGTTCCAATATGTGTCATGAAACTTCAGGTTCAGCACTTCGTCCAACCATTGGAATCGGTAAAGGAACCGTAACCCTGGAAGATTTTTACGATGCTGAAGTGATTGTGATCATAGGACAAAACCCTGGAACCAATGCCCCAAGAATGATGAGTGCTTTGGCAAAAGGAAAGAAAAACGGAGCTAAAATTATTGCGATCAATCCATTACCGGAAGCGGGGCTAATGGGATTTATTAATCCTCAGAGTGTAAGGGAAATTCTTACCGGAGGTGTACAGTTGGCAGACCTTTATTTACCGGTAAAAATCAATGGAGATATGGCTTTATTGAAAGCTTTGGAACTCCTTTTAATTGAATTTGAGAAACAAAATCCAGGAAAAGTTTTTGATGAAGATTTCATTAAAAATAAAACAGTAGGATATGAGGATTTCATGAAACAATTTGACCGGTATAAACTCGATGAATTGGCCGAACTTTCAGGCGTATCCAAAGAAGCGATTCGCCAGGCTGCGGAAATGATGGCTTTCAAAAAAAAGATTATAGTCAGTTGGGGAATGGGGCTTACCCAGCAACCAAACGGTGTAGATATGATCCGCGAAATACTGAATATCCTTTTACTGAAAGGAAGCATTGGTAAACCGGGGGCAGGAGTTTGTCCTGTAAGAGGTCATAGTAATGTTCAGGGAAATAGAACGATGATGATTGATGAAAAACCCACAGATGAACAACTTGACCGCCTTGAAAATTTCTACGGGTTTAAAGTTCCCCGTAAACATGGATACGATGTAGTACGCGCTATAAAAGCCATTCACGAAGAAAAAATAAAAGTAATGTTCTGTATGGGAGGAAATTTTCTTTCTGCAACACCAGATACTACCTATACAGCCAATGCCTTAAGAAAGCTTAATTTACTGGTATGTGTTTCCACCAAACTGAACCGGGGACATCTTATTCATGGGAAAGAAGCTTTGATTCTGCCAACCTATGGTAGAAGTGATAAAGACATTGTGAATGGGGAAATACAGATCATTACCACAGAAAACTCAATGGGAGTGGTTCAGAGTTCAAAAGGAATGCTGGATGCCGTTTCAGATAATCTTATTAATGAAACCCAGATCGTATGCCGTATGGCTATGGCTACTTTAGGGGAGCGTTCGGTGGTAAACTGGCAGCGTTTTCATGATAGTTATGATGCTGTAAGAGATGATATTGAACAATGTATCCCTGGCTTTAAAGACTATAATGTTCGCGTCAGACAAAAAGGAGGATTCTATCTTCCCAATGCAGCAAGAGATGAGCAAAGTTTTGCTAAAGAATTCGATGGACGAGCTCCGTTTACTTTGACGGAAATCCCAGATAATACACTGGCTTCTGATGAATATATGATGGCTACAACCCGTACTCATGACCAATTCAATACAACCATTTACGGTTTAGACGACCGCTATCGTGGAATTAAAAATGAGCGTCGTGTTATCTTTATGAATCAAAAAGATATTGATAAAGCAGGATTTAAAGCAGGAGATAAAGTAGACCTTTTCAATTATGATGACGGAATAGAAAGAGTTGCCCCTCTGTTTATCATTGTTTCTTATCAGATTCCTGAAAAAAATACAGTGACCTATTTCCCGGAAACTAATGTATTGGTTTCTGTAAATAATGTGGTGAAGGAAAGTAATATGCCGGCTTCCAAGTATGTGAAAATCAAGATTAAAAAACACGATCCTGAAGTGTATAAAAAAGTAGATGAAATGTTGTACCATGGAGCCATTCAAAGACCATAA
- a CDS encoding molybdopterin-dependent oxidoreductase — protein sequence MKKILPVALLLLSGWAFSQSGFKLKVSGEVPVPLELSLNDLSKMPRKEALLKDKDGTIHVYSGVSIRDILAKAGAPSGKELHGENISKYLLAKCTDGYQVLFSLAELDASIADKNVIVADTMDGKPLAKPKGPLRIVAEGEKKPARSSFQLESLVIGQINK from the coding sequence ATGAAAAAAATACTGCCTGTAGCGCTGTTATTGCTTTCCGGTTGGGCCTTCAGTCAATCCGGATTCAAACTGAAAGTGAGTGGGGAAGTTCCTGTTCCTTTAGAGTTGAGCCTGAATGATTTATCAAAGATGCCGAGAAAAGAAGCTTTACTTAAAGATAAAGATGGAACAATTCATGTATACTCTGGAGTTTCTATCCGCGATATTCTTGCAAAGGCTGGTGCTCCTTCCGGAAAAGAGCTTCATGGAGAAAATATTTCAAAATATCTGCTGGCAAAGTGTACTGATGGGTACCAGGTTTTATTTTCATTAGCAGAACTGGATGCTTCCATTGCAGATAAAAATGTTATTGTAGCAGATACTATGGACGGAAAACCGCTGGCCAAGCCGAAGGGGCCACTTCGTATTGTGGCAGAAGGGGAGAAAAAACCTGCACGCAGCTCTTTTCAGTTGGAATCTTTGGTGATAGGGCAGATTAATAAATAA
- a CDS encoding bestrophin family protein: protein MIIRKKEHWFKMLFVWHGSVLPGLLPRLFLLFILSLGVVYLRGVIFSFKIPLNPAPLTLFGFVLALFLGFRNNVSYDRFWEGRKLWGALLNTARSLTRQALTLKNMQQSSVSVSEFIQLLGAFIFALKHQLRGTDAYEDLKDRLNADQLKIVYAAKYKPAVILRLLAEWVQKAKEERSIDTIQQARFDENFDKLSDIVGGCERIVSTPLPYSYRVLLHRTVYIYCFLLPFGLVDSLRWLTPLIVVFVAYTFVAFEAIADEIEEPFGTEANDLALNTMSVMIEETIHEIAGEEIPVSNKEKQTIID, encoded by the coding sequence ATGATTATAAGGAAGAAGGAACATTGGTTTAAAATGCTTTTTGTATGGCATGGGTCAGTATTACCTGGACTGCTACCACGTCTTTTTTTGCTTTTTATCTTATCGTTGGGCGTAGTATATCTGCGTGGGGTTATCTTTTCGTTTAAAATTCCACTTAATCCGGCACCATTAACATTATTCGGTTTTGTTCTCGCCCTATTTTTAGGATTCAGGAATAATGTAAGCTATGACAGATTTTGGGAAGGGCGTAAATTATGGGGAGCCTTATTAAACACAGCACGTTCATTAACCCGTCAGGCTTTAACGTTGAAAAATATGCAACAAAGCAGTGTTTCGGTTTCTGAATTTATACAGTTATTAGGGGCTTTTATTTTCGCATTAAAGCATCAGCTCAGAGGAACAGATGCCTATGAAGATTTAAAAGACAGACTGAATGCAGATCAGTTAAAAATAGTTTATGCTGCAAAATACAAACCGGCTGTTATATTGAGGCTATTGGCAGAATGGGTACAAAAAGCAAAAGAGGAGAGAAGTATAGATACGATCCAGCAAGCCCGTTTTGATGAAAATTTTGATAAACTTTCTGATATTGTAGGAGGTTGTGAAAGAATTGTTTCTACACCTCTTCCTTACAGTTATCGTGTTTTACTGCACCGTACTGTATATATTTATTGTTTTCTCTTACCATTTGGTTTGGTTGATTCATTACGATGGTTGACTCCACTTATTGTTGTGTTTGTAGCCTATACCTTTGTGGCATTTGAAGCTATAGCCGATGAAATTGAAGAACCATTTGGTACGGAAGCCAATGATTTGGCATTGAATACTATGTCTGTAATGATTGAAGAAACGATTCATGAGATCGCAGGAGAAGAGATTCCAGTATCTAATAAAGAGAAACAAACCATCATAGACTGA
- a CDS encoding DUF488 family protein — MEPLIKPLIYTIGHSTRSLDEFTGMLKSFNIEVLADVRRFAVSKRYPWFSKENLEKVLPENSIQYIHFEALGGRRKVQPNSVNNRWKNESFRGYADYMQTEVFTKAIEKLESIAKTKITVLMCSEAVWWSCHRSMLSDYLKAKGWDVEHIMNIGKAEEHPYTAPARISNGHVFYSDASLFD, encoded by the coding sequence ATGGAACCATTGATAAAACCTCTTATTTATACGATTGGACATTCTACGCGCTCTTTGGATGAATTTACAGGAATGCTGAAATCATTCAATATTGAAGTTTTGGCTGATGTACGCAGATTTGCCGTTTCAAAAAGATATCCGTGGTTCAGTAAAGAAAATCTGGAGAAAGTATTGCCCGAAAATTCTATTCAATATATCCATTTTGAAGCATTAGGTGGCAGGAGGAAGGTACAGCCTAATTCAGTCAATAACCGTTGGAAAAATGAATCTTTCCGTGGATATGCTGATTATATGCAGACTGAAGTGTTTACCAAAGCTATCGAAAAACTTGAAAGTATTGCAAAGACAAAAATAACTGTTTTGATGTGCTCGGAAGCCGTATGGTGGAGCTGTCACAGATCTATGCTCTCTGATTACCTAAAAGCAAAAGGGTGGGATGTAGAACATATCATGAATATAGGAAAAGCAGAAGAGCATCCATATACAGCTCCTGCAAGGATCAGTAATGGGCACGTTTTCTATTCAGATGCAAGCTTATTTGATTAA
- a CDS encoding HesA/MoeB/ThiF family protein yields MDTSFERYQCQIALPGFGLESQELLKNAKILIVGMGGLGCPSAQYLASSGVGTIGIADDDMVSLSNLHRQILYIPDEIGAYKVDVAAKKLKQQNPSVSIIPYRLRITSSNVMKLISEFDLIIEGTDNFETKCLLNDACVLAGKPLVYGAIYQHEGQVSIWNALQKDGSYSPNYRDVFPNAEESQVPNCREGGVIPTLAGMVGCMQANEAIKHLIGSEETLAGKLWMINVMSGKTQIIKLRKTSVQISGLPQTVQLISFEEFMPNQKKFEIIDVRTWEEHQQFNIGGKNIPLNELDKHYPFISSISNSIVIYCQSGKRSMEAVRKIKKEFPEKEVFSLKNGIDEIPR; encoded by the coding sequence ATGGATACATCATTTGAACGTTATCAGTGTCAGATTGCTTTACCGGGATTTGGTCTTGAATCTCAGGAACTGCTTAAAAATGCAAAGATTCTTATTGTAGGAATGGGAGGTCTTGGATGTCCTTCTGCTCAATATCTTGCCTCTTCTGGTGTAGGTACTATTGGGATTGCAGATGATGACATGGTTTCTTTAAGCAATCTCCACCGTCAGATCTTATATATTCCTGATGAGATAGGAGCTTACAAAGTAGATGTTGCAGCTAAAAAATTAAAGCAACAGAATCCTTCCGTTTCCATTATTCCTTATCGATTACGAATCACCTCTTCTAATGTTATGAAACTGATTTCAGAATTTGACCTCATCATTGAAGGAACTGATAATTTTGAAACCAAATGTCTGTTGAACGATGCCTGTGTTTTAGCTGGAAAACCTTTAGTATATGGAGCCATTTATCAACATGAGGGGCAGGTCAGCATCTGGAATGCTTTGCAAAAAGATGGCAGCTATTCTCCTAATTATCGTGATGTGTTTCCTAATGCGGAAGAATCCCAGGTTCCTAATTGCAGAGAAGGTGGTGTCATTCCTACTTTAGCCGGAATGGTAGGCTGTATGCAAGCTAACGAAGCCATAAAACATCTCATCGGATCTGAAGAAACCCTTGCAGGAAAGCTATGGATGATCAATGTGATGAGTGGTAAAACTCAGATTATTAAGCTTAGAAAAACATCTGTTCAGATCTCTGGTCTTCCTCAGACTGTTCAGCTTATAAGTTTTGAGGAGTTTATGCCTAATCAAAAAAAATTTGAAATCATAGATGTCCGTACCTGGGAAGAGCATCAACAGTTCAATATTGGCGGAAAAAATATTCCGTTGAATGAATTGGATAAGCATTATCCTTTTATTTCTTCAATTTCAAATTCAATAGTAATTTACTGCCAATCCGGTAAAAGGAGTATGGAAGCGGTAAGAAAAATTAAAAAGGAATTTCCCGAAAAAGAGGTGTTTTCTCTGAAAAATGGTATTGATGAAATACCCCGATAG
- a CDS encoding NTP transferase domain-containing protein produces the protein MISEELNTIPKINGLVLAGGKSVRMGKAKDLLQWHGKEQRYFAADLLMPFCDEVFISCRQDQLDNFDTDYKALTDTFLNMGPFGGILSALRAQRDKAWLVVACDLPLLDPKSLELLVQSRNPEKAATTYESPFDGLPEPLITIWEPKSYPLLLTFLGMGNTCPRKVLINSDTLILKPHNPDALMNVNTPEDAEKAQRILKN, from the coding sequence ATGATTTCAGAAGAGCTTAATACAATTCCTAAAATCAATGGCCTCGTTCTCGCTGGAGGAAAAAGCGTAAGAATGGGAAAAGCTAAAGATCTTCTTCAATGGCATGGAAAGGAACAGCGGTATTTTGCAGCAGATCTTCTGATGCCGTTTTGTGATGAGGTTTTCATTTCCTGCAGACAGGATCAGCTGGACAATTTTGATACGGATTATAAAGCTCTTACTGATACCTTCCTGAATATGGGACCGTTTGGAGGTATTCTTTCTGCATTACGGGCACAAAGAGATAAAGCATGGCTGGTTGTTGCCTGTGATCTTCCTTTGCTGGATCCAAAATCTTTGGAACTTCTGGTACAGTCACGAAACCCTGAAAAGGCAGCCACCACTTATGAAAGTCCTTTTGATGGATTACCAGAACCTTTGATTACGATTTGGGAACCTAAAAGTTATCCTTTACTGCTTACCTTTTTGGGAATGGGGAATACCTGTCCGCGAAAGGTTTTAATCAATAGTGATACACTGATTTTAAAGCCTCATAATCCGGATGCATTAATGAATGTGAACACCCCTGAAGATGCCGAAAAAGCACAGCGAATCCTGAAAAATTAA